The following coding sequences are from one Megamonas funiformis window:
- a CDS encoding PTS sugar transporter subunit IIC, with product MEIINFIINNILTQAGITLALIALLGLILQKKSFGNCLSGAFKTLLGFMVLSAGSAIIVGSLTYFGKIFTEGFGLRGIIPSIEAINGQAMNELGLGSQIAFTFLAIFIVNIILARITKWKYIFLTGQALLWMATMCTAFGYFAGFRGFTLVIIGGIIGGIFAVAMPAIAQPIIRKITGSNDIALGHFCTIGYLVEAGVAKLVGNSKDSVEEIKLPKQFEFLQDTYLSVMVVMVPLYIITALFAGPAFCQDLSGTTNYLVFAFLQAIQFVVGVYVLLSGVRLILGEIVPAFRGIAMKLVPNAIPALDCPVLFPYSPNAVILGFITTTIGTIIAMFILPVFGLAMILPGMLTNFFAGGTAGIFGNAVGGKRGAIIGGIVHGFFITLLPALLVGIFDSLGFVNATATDVDTIAAALLYAWIIIPLMGAGQ from the coding sequence ATGGAAATTATTAATTTTATAATCAATAACATCCTTACTCAAGCTGGTATTACTCTAGCTTTAATTGCCTTATTGGGATTAATTCTCCAAAAAAAATCTTTTGGAAATTGCTTGAGCGGTGCATTTAAAACCCTTCTTGGATTTATGGTTCTATCAGCTGGTTCTGCAATCATCGTTGGCAGTTTAACTTATTTTGGAAAAATTTTTACAGAAGGTTTTGGTTTACGTGGTATTATTCCTTCAATCGAAGCTATTAATGGTCAAGCTATGAATGAGCTCGGTTTAGGAAGCCAAATTGCATTTACATTCTTAGCTATATTTATTGTAAATATTATTTTAGCACGTATTACCAAATGGAAATATATATTTTTAACTGGTCAGGCTCTTTTATGGATGGCTACTATGTGTACAGCTTTTGGTTATTTTGCTGGATTTAGAGGTTTTACCTTGGTAATCATAGGTGGTATCATCGGTGGTATTTTTGCTGTTGCTATGCCAGCTATAGCTCAACCAATCATAAGAAAAATAACTGGTAGTAATGATATTGCTTTAGGACATTTCTGCACAATTGGTTATCTTGTAGAAGCTGGTGTTGCTAAACTTGTTGGTAATTCTAAAGATTCTGTTGAAGAAATAAAACTACCTAAACAATTTGAATTTTTACAAGATACGTATTTATCCGTAATGGTAGTAATGGTTCCGCTCTATATCATTACAGCATTATTTGCTGGTCCTGCATTTTGTCAAGATTTATCTGGTACTACAAATTATTTAGTATTCGCCTTTCTACAAGCAATTCAATTTGTAGTTGGTGTATATGTACTCTTATCTGGTGTTCGTTTAATATTAGGTGAAATTGTTCCTGCATTCCGTGGTATTGCTATGAAATTAGTTCCAAATGCAATTCCTGCTCTAGATTGCCCTGTATTATTCCCTTATTCTCCAAATGCAGTAATTTTAGGATTTATTACAACAACAATTGGTACAATTATTGCTATGTTCATATTACCAGTTTTTGGATTAGCTATGATTTTACCTGGTATGTTAACTAACTTCTTTGCTGGTGGTACTGCAGGTATATTTGGTAATGCTGTTGGTGGTAAACGTGGAGCAATCATTGGTGGTATTGTTCATGGCTTCTTCATTACACTTCTTCCTGCTTTATTAGTTGGCATATTTGATTCTTTAGGATTTGTAAATGCTACTGCTACTGATGTTGATACTATAGCAGCTGCGCTCTTATATGCTTGGATTATCATTCCACTTATGGGTGCTGGTCAATAA
- a CDS encoding PTS sugar transporter subunit IIB, which produces MKKPKILMVCGAGLGSSFACQMTVETVLAQIGAEANLDHCDISSAVSMRPDIILTASNFKTQFEKFNIDPNETKLIYLKNIVSKDEIKEKLTPVLKEIGAL; this is translated from the coding sequence ATGAAAAAACCTAAAATTTTAATGGTATGTGGTGCTGGTCTTGGTAGTAGTTTTGCTTGTCAAATGACTGTTGAAACTGTTTTAGCTCAAATTGGTGCAGAAGCAAATTTAGATCATTGTGATATTTCTTCAGCTGTTTCTATGCGACCTGATATTATATTAACAGCTTCTAATTTTAAGACTCAATTTGAAAAATTTAATATTGATCCAAATGAAACAAAACTTATTTATTTAAAAAATATTGTAAGTAAAGATGAAATTAAAGAAAAACTTACTCCTGTACTTAAAGAAATAGGTGCTTTATAA
- a CDS encoding PTS sugar transporter subunit IIA codes for MLTDIVSPDKILLHQSVSDWQQAITVAAKPLLDSKYIYPEYITAMIDAVKNYGPYIVIAKGVALAHARSEDGVKSMGLSIMTTKDPINFGNPENDPVKIIFCLAAPDPTTHLDVMRSLVNVINENWKIEQLSKIDNIEQFISILNKFEQNA; via the coding sequence ATGTTAACGGATATTGTAAGTCCAGATAAAATTTTATTACATCAATCGGTTTCTGATTGGCAACAAGCTATAACTGTAGCTGCAAAACCACTTCTTGATAGTAAATATATTTATCCTGAATATATTACTGCTATGATTGATGCAGTAAAAAATTATGGACCATATATTGTTATTGCTAAAGGAGTGGCTCTCGCGCATGCTCGAAGTGAAGATGGTGTAAAGAGCATGGGATTAAGTATTATGACGACTAAGGATCCTATTAATTTTGGTAATCCTGAAAATGATCCTGTAAAAATAATTTTTTGCTTAGCTGCTCCAGATCCAACAACTCATCTTGATGTTATGAGATCATTAGTTAATGTTATTAACGAAAATTGGAAAATCGAACAACTATCAAAAATTGATAATATTGAACAATTTATTTCTATATTAAATAAATTTGAACAAAATGCTTAA
- a CDS encoding BglG family transcription antiterminator — protein MPIQNKRILSILKILNKHKKAISGENLANLIGVSRSTIRRDIKDLNSSIQKYGAHILSEAGNGYKLVIDEQEKYSVLTEKYKLNSYINYTGDNIVPFDYNDRISFIIARILLNSLHNKIVNQEELAEELFISLSTLKKYLTDIKKSLARFNLELISDRFNGIKINGNETNIRYCISEYIFNRDDLINFTNNKFVKDIFSQEEISSVKHILMKVILKHNIRLTDIAFKNLLVHIIIIMCRSNRENTVEYTLNERKKLEQSSYFSSAKEILSIIQQQLGVDISNESYYLTQHFIASQKFIESTKTRNNCQQLISNILKKIKLNTNIDLSDDNELISGLTIHLIAAINRLKFNMNIRNGILESIKNNYPLAFEMAIIASEVIEQEENVKTNENEIGFLAIHFGASLERNKLNEEMGKTAIIVCATGLSTALLLKSKLQRRFGGILKITRVMSFYELTEQIINSVDFIFSTVPIPKLDNKKFILVEPIMTEDDLLSVEKQLNKNEENNFTNYRLFFKEDLFFPSLEATSSYNAIEQLADAMIQHGYIDNQVKQSIFERENMASTEIGGMIAIPHALENHMSEVTISVGILKNPIIWNKEKVQVIFLLSIPKHLYKLWENIFKSIYKAFIDKYGSYKLVTDPKFETLMQLLNNID, from the coding sequence ATGCCAATACAAAATAAACGTATCTTATCTATTTTAAAAATACTAAATAAACATAAAAAAGCTATTTCAGGTGAAAATCTAGCTAATCTTATTGGAGTTAGTCGTAGCACTATACGAAGAGATATTAAAGACTTAAACTCAAGTATCCAAAAATATGGTGCTCATATATTATCAGAAGCAGGCAATGGTTACAAATTAGTTATTGATGAGCAAGAAAAATATTCGGTTCTCACTGAAAAATATAAATTAAATTCATATATTAACTATACAGGTGACAATATTGTTCCTTTTGATTATAATGATAGAATTTCTTTTATAATTGCTAGAATTTTATTAAATTCTTTACACAACAAAATAGTTAATCAAGAAGAATTAGCCGAAGAATTATTTATTAGCTTGTCTACATTAAAAAAATATTTAACAGATATAAAGAAAAGCTTAGCACGTTTTAATCTTGAACTCATATCAGACAGATTTAATGGTATAAAAATAAATGGAAATGAAACAAATATACGTTACTGCATTTCTGAATATATATTTAATAGAGATGATTTAATTAATTTTACCAATAATAAATTTGTAAAAGATATCTTTTCTCAAGAAGAAATCAGTTCTGTTAAACATATTTTAATGAAAGTTATCTTAAAACATAACATACGACTAACAGATATTGCTTTCAAAAATCTTTTAGTTCACATAATAATTATTATGTGTCGTTCAAATAGAGAAAATACTGTTGAATATACTTTAAATGAACGAAAAAAATTAGAACAATCTTCTTATTTTTCATCAGCAAAAGAAATATTATCTATCATTCAACAACAACTAGGCGTAGATATAAGTAACGAAAGCTATTATTTAACCCAACATTTTATAGCTAGTCAAAAATTTATAGAATCAACTAAAACTAGAAATAATTGTCAACAATTAATATCTAATATATTAAAAAAAATCAAATTAAATACAAATATTGATTTATCTGATGATAATGAACTTATTTCTGGTCTTACTATTCACCTAATTGCGGCAATTAACAGATTAAAATTTAATATGAATATCCGCAATGGTATCTTAGAATCTATAAAAAATAATTATCCATTAGCTTTTGAAATGGCGATAATTGCTAGTGAAGTAATCGAACAAGAAGAAAATGTTAAAACAAATGAAAACGAAATTGGTTTTTTAGCCATCCATTTTGGTGCCTCATTAGAACGTAATAAATTAAACGAGGAAATGGGCAAAACAGCTATTATTGTATGTGCTACAGGTCTTTCTACTGCTCTTTTATTAAAAAGTAAACTACAAAGACGATTTGGTGGTATTTTAAAAATCACTCGTGTTATGAGTTTTTATGAATTAACTGAGCAAATTATAAACAGTGTTGATTTTATATTTTCTACAGTTCCTATTCCAAAACTAGATAATAAAAAATTTATTTTAGTAGAACCTATTATGACAGAAGATGATTTACTTTCAGTAGAAAAACAACTTAATAAAAATGAAGAAAATAATTTCACTAATTATCGTTTATTTTTTAAAGAAGATTTATTTTTCCCTTCTTTAGAAGCTACATCTTCATATAATGCTATTGAACAACTAGCTGATGCTATGATTCAACATGGTTATATTGATAATCAAGTTAAACAATCAATATTTGAACGTGAAAATATGGCTTCTACTGAAATTGGTGGTATGATTGCTATACCTCATGCCTTAGAAAATCATATGTCAGAAGTTACTATTTCTGTAGGTATCTTAAAAAATCCTATTATTTGGAATAAAGAAAAAGTACAAGTAATATTTTTATTAAGTATTCCTAAACATTTATACAAATTATGGGAAAATATTTTTAAAAGTATCTATAAAGCTTTTATAGATAAATATGGTTCCTATAAATTAGTTACAGACCCAAAATTTGAAACACTAATGCAATTATTAAATAATATAGATTAG
- a CDS encoding HAD family hydrolase produces the protein MYKRKYKEKFPVIAICYDFDKTLSPKDMQAQGFIQDIGYDVNNFWEESNALATANDMDTNLAYMYKMVEKSQRNFRLDKKILADYGAKVELFPGVKTWFKRIRDYGKKHNIIIEHYIISSGLKEMIEGTVMAQEFEKIYASSFYFNDNGIAKWPAQAVNYTNKTQFLFRIEKGFLDINDPAVNDSIPEEKIRVPFRNIVYIGDSETDIPCMKLVNSYGGHSICVYNPQLSNMDKVIKLFTENRIKYFAPADYNENSKLDLLIKTIIDKTVAFEKLNQCYLNDKKILTTK, from the coding sequence ATGTATAAACGTAAATATAAAGAAAAATTTCCTGTTATTGCCATTTGTTATGATTTTGATAAGACTTTATCACCTAAAGATATGCAAGCTCAAGGCTTTATTCAAGATATAGGCTATGATGTAAATAATTTCTGGGAAGAATCAAATGCTTTAGCCACAGCTAATGATATGGATACAAATTTAGCTTATATGTATAAAATGGTAGAAAAATCTCAAAGAAATTTCCGTTTAGATAAAAAAATACTTGCTGATTATGGAGCCAAAGTTGAACTTTTTCCTGGCGTCAAAACATGGTTCAAACGCATTCGCGATTATGGCAAAAAACATAATATCATCATTGAGCATTATATTATCTCAAGTGGCTTAAAAGAGATGATTGAAGGTACTGTCATGGCTCAAGAATTTGAAAAAATCTATGCAAGCTCATTTTATTTTAATGATAATGGCATAGCCAAATGGCCCGCTCAAGCTGTTAATTATACAAATAAAACACAATTTCTCTTTCGCATTGAAAAAGGTTTTTTAGATATAAATGACCCCGCGGTAAACGATTCTATACCTGAAGAAAAAATTCGCGTGCCTTTTAGAAATATAGTCTATATTGGCGATAGTGAAACAGATATTCCCTGTATGAAACTAGTAAATAGCTATGGTGGCCATTCTATCTGCGTATATAATCCTCAATTATCCAATATGGATAAAGTCATTAAATTATTTACTGAAAATCGCATCAAATATTTTGCTCCTGCCGATTATAATGAAAATAGTAAACTTGACTTACTCATAAAAACAATCATTGATAAAACTGTTGCCTTTGAAAAATTAAATCAATGCTATTTAAATGATAAAAAAATATTAACTACAAAATAA
- a CDS encoding hemerythrin domain-containing protein: protein MNIFEILREEHDNISKFVDKFEIMAIDLMEKNEISIEEYTKAIEFIRVYADKTHHQKEEELLFKAMLETKDEMANNLVNHGMIVEHNLARLYVWKLENALKAYQKEPTVKLKLAIVTNTMSYVYLLRRHIDKENRVAYPYGERLLSKEVIEKLNEQAQNYMK from the coding sequence ATGAATATATTTGAAATTTTAAGAGAAGAACATGATAATATCAGTAAATTTGTAGATAAATTTGAAATTATGGCAATAGATTTGATGGAAAAAAATGAAATATCTATTGAAGAATATACAAAAGCTATAGAATTTATCCGTGTATATGCGGATAAAACTCATCATCAAAAAGAAGAAGAACTTTTATTCAAAGCTATGCTTGAAACGAAAGATGAGATGGCAAATAATTTAGTAAATCATGGCATGATTGTAGAACATAATTTAGCTAGATTATATGTATGGAAATTGGAAAATGCGTTGAAAGCGTATCAAAAAGAGCCTACAGTAAAATTAAAATTGGCGATAGTTACAAATACAATGTCTTATGTTTATTTACTTCGTAGACATATAGATAAGGAAAATAGAGTGGCTTATCCTTATGGTGAACGTTTATTATCTAAAGAAGTAATAGAAAAATTAAATGAGCAAGCACAAAATTATATGAAATAA
- a CDS encoding LarC family nickel insertion protein codes for MNNILYLECYAGISGDMFVASLLDLGVDKNYLMENLQTLPLDGYKIEISRVKKMALDACDFNVILDIDNHDHDMNYLHSEHHETHHHNHNHSHEHYHHHEHCGLKEIVEIINKSQITDRAKEIAIRIFNIIANAEAKAHGVSIDEVHFHEVGAVDSIVDIVAAAVCIDKLNIDRVVCPKIYEGQGFVRCQHGQMPIPVPAVVNIAIEHGLRLHYTQIKGELITPTGAAIIAGIQTEDKLPEEFIIKKIGIGAGKRKYDIPNVVRAMMIEVK; via the coding sequence ATGAATAATATATTGTATTTAGAATGTTATGCTGGTATTAGTGGAGATATGTTTGTAGCTTCGTTATTAGATTTAGGCGTAGATAAAAATTATTTAATGGAAAATTTACAAACATTACCACTAGATGGTTATAAAATAGAAATTAGCCGTGTAAAGAAAATGGCACTTGATGCTTGTGATTTTAATGTAATTTTGGATATAGATAATCATGACCATGATATGAATTACTTACATAGTGAACATCATGAGACTCATCACCATAATCATAATCATAGTCATGAACATTATCATCACCATGAACATTGTGGTTTAAAAGAAATCGTAGAAATAATTAATAAATCACAAATAACAGATAGAGCAAAAGAAATAGCAATAAGAATTTTTAATATTATTGCTAATGCAGAAGCAAAAGCTCATGGTGTAAGTATTGATGAAGTTCATTTCCATGAAGTAGGAGCAGTGGATTCAATAGTGGATATAGTAGCTGCTGCTGTATGTATAGATAAATTAAATATAGATAGAGTTGTTTGTCCAAAGATATATGAAGGTCAAGGCTTTGTGCGTTGTCAACATGGTCAAATGCCTATTCCTGTGCCAGCTGTAGTAAATATTGCTATAGAACATGGTTTAAGATTACATTATACACAGATAAAAGGGGAATTAATTACTCCAACAGGGGCTGCTATTATTGCAGGTATTCAAACAGAAGATAAATTGCCAGAAGAATTTATTATAAAGAAAATTGGTATAGGTGCAGGGAAAAGAAAATATGATATACCAAATGTAGTTCGTGCTATGATGATTGAAGTTAAATAA
- a CDS encoding PFL family protein produces the protein MITINDILETNRMITENKLDVRTITLGLSLRDCAHPNLKQFCDNVYDKITKSGEFLVKTGEDISSEYGIPIINKRVSVTPIAIAAEACKTDTYVPVAEAMDRAAKEIGIDFIGGFSALVEKGYTNGDRILINSIPQALATTDLVCSSVNLGSTKAGINMDCVREMGEVVKRTAELTRDREAIGCAKLVIFSNAPGDNPFMAGAFHGVSEAEKVVSVGVSGPGVVKHALEDLKGADFTQVAETIKKTAFKITRVGQLVAKEASRRLGVQFGIIDLSLAPTPAVGDSVAHILEEMGLESCGAPGTTAALALLNDAVKKGGLMASSHVGGLSGAFIPVSEDAGMIDAVSCGSLSIEKLEAMTCVCSVGLDMIAIAGDTPAATISGIIADEAAIGMINNKTTAVRVIPVPGKKVGDTVNFGGLLGHCPIIKVRSEYSSDAFIARGGRIPAPVRSLTN, from the coding sequence GTGATTACTATTAATGATATTTTAGAAACTAATCGTATGATAACAGAAAATAAATTAGATGTTCGTACGATTACATTAGGACTTAGTCTTCGTGATTGTGCTCACCCTAATTTAAAACAATTTTGTGATAATGTTTATGACAAAATCACAAAATCTGGTGAATTCTTAGTAAAAACCGGTGAAGATATTTCTAGTGAATATGGTATTCCCATTATTAATAAACGTGTTTCTGTAACTCCTATTGCTATTGCTGCTGAAGCCTGCAAGACAGATACTTATGTTCCTGTTGCTGAAGCAATGGATAGAGCTGCTAAAGAAATTGGTATTGATTTCATCGGCGGTTTTTCTGCTCTTGTTGAAAAAGGTTATACAAATGGTGATAGAATTCTCATCAATTCCATTCCACAAGCTTTAGCTACTACAGACTTAGTTTGCTCTTCTGTAAATCTAGGTTCTACAAAAGCAGGTATCAATATGGACTGCGTTCGTGAAATGGGTGAAGTAGTAAAACGCACTGCTGAACTTACTCGCGACCGTGAAGCTATTGGTTGTGCTAAACTCGTTATCTTTTCTAATGCTCCTGGAGATAATCCATTTATGGCTGGTGCTTTCCATGGTGTTAGTGAAGCTGAAAAAGTAGTAAGCGTCGGCGTAAGTGGCCCTGGTGTTGTAAAACATGCTCTTGAAGATTTAAAAGGTGCAGATTTTACACAAGTTGCTGAAACAATTAAAAAGACTGCATTCAAAATCACTCGTGTAGGTCAATTAGTAGCTAAAGAAGCTTCTCGTCGTCTTGGCGTACAATTCGGTATTATCGATTTATCCTTAGCACCAACTCCTGCTGTTGGTGATAGTGTTGCTCATATCTTAGAAGAAATGGGTCTTGAATCTTGTGGTGCTCCAGGTACAACAGCAGCTCTTGCTTTATTAAATGACGCTGTTAAAAAAGGTGGCTTAATGGCTTCCTCTCACGTTGGTGGTTTAAGTGGTGCTTTCATTCCAGTAAGTGAAGACGCTGGTATGATTGATGCTGTAAGCTGTGGAAGTCTTTCCATTGAAAAATTAGAAGCTATGACATGCGTTTGCTCTGTAGGTCTTGATATGATCGCTATCGCAGGAGATACTCCAGCTGCTACAATCTCTGGTATCATCGCAGATGAAGCTGCTATTGGTATGATTAATAATAAAACTACTGCCGTTCGTGTTATTCCTGTTCCTGGTAAAAAAGTTGGCGATACTGTTAACTTTGGTGGTTTACTCGGTCATTGCCCTATTATTAAAGTTCGCAGTGAATATAGTTCTGATGCATTTATTGCTCGTGGTGGTCGTATTCCTGCACCTGTACGTAGCTTAACAAATTAA
- a CDS encoding ACT domain-containing protein produces the protein MKLVITVIGKDRVGIIATVSNVLAENKVNIISINQNIMNGFFNMVLIAEMTDKNIKLQDLQKLLKEKGAQLNVDIKAQHEDIFNAMHTIG, from the coding sequence ATGAAACTCGTTATAACTGTTATCGGAAAAGACCGTGTAGGCATCATTGCCACTGTAAGTAATGTTCTTGCTGAAAACAAAGTAAATATTATCAGCATCAACCAAAATATTATGAATGGCTTTTTCAATATGGTTCTAATTGCTGAAATGACTGACAAAAACATTAAATTACAGGATTTACAAAAACTCCTCAAAGAAAAAGGTGCTCAGCTTAACGTAGATATCAAAGCTCAACATGAAGATATCTTCAATGCTATGCATACAATCGGCTAA